A part of Planococcus sp. MB-3u-03 genomic DNA contains:
- a CDS encoding M42 family metallopeptidase gives MSKLDETQQMLKDLTDANGIPGNERQSREVMKKYIEPFADTIETDNLGSLIAKKEGLADGPKIMVAGHLDEVGFMISQIDDKGFLKFQTVGGWWNQVMLAQRVTITTRSGKEITGVIGSKPPHILSPEARKKPVEIKDMFIDIGASSREEAKEWGVTPGDMVTPYFEFTVMNNDKLLMAKAWDNRIGCAIAIDVLKGLKGVDHPNVVYGVGTVQEEVGLRGAKTATSFIQPDIGFAVDVGIAGDTPGVTSKESNSKMGDGPQILLFDASMVSHRGLRELVVDTAEESGIPFQFETIAGGGTDAGSIHLTANGVPALSIGVATRYIHSHAGILHRDDYENAVKLIIEVIKKLDRDTVTKITFD, from the coding sequence ATGTCGAAATTAGATGAAACACAACAAATGTTGAAAGATTTGACAGACGCGAATGGCATTCCCGGCAATGAACGCCAATCCCGCGAGGTTATGAAGAAATACATAGAGCCATTTGCCGACACGATCGAGACGGATAATCTCGGCAGCTTGATCGCCAAAAAAGAAGGGCTTGCAGATGGGCCGAAAATTATGGTCGCCGGACATTTGGATGAAGTCGGCTTCATGATTTCCCAAATCGACGACAAAGGATTCCTGAAATTCCAAACGGTCGGTGGCTGGTGGAACCAGGTCATGCTTGCTCAGCGCGTGACGATTACAACGCGCAGTGGAAAAGAAATCACAGGGGTTATCGGATCCAAACCGCCGCATATCCTGTCTCCGGAAGCACGCAAAAAACCGGTGGAAATCAAGGACATGTTCATCGACATCGGCGCATCTTCACGTGAAGAAGCAAAAGAATGGGGGGTAACGCCAGGCGATATGGTCACTCCTTATTTCGAGTTCACGGTCATGAACAACGATAAACTGTTGATGGCAAAAGCTTGGGACAACCGCATTGGCTGCGCCATCGCCATCGATGTCTTGAAAGGCTTGAAAGGCGTCGACCACCCGAATGTCGTCTATGGCGTCGGAACGGTCCAGGAAGAAGTCGGCCTGCGCGGCGCAAAAACGGCGACTTCATTCATCCAGCCGGACATCGGTTTTGCAGTGGATGTCGGCATCGCAGGAGATACGCCAGGTGTCACATCAAAAGAATCCAACAGCAAAATGGGCGACGGCCCGCAAATCCTGTTGTTCGACGCCTCGATGGTGTCTCACCGCGGCTTGCGTGAGTTGGTCGTCGATACAGCGGAAGAATCAGGAATCCCGTTCCAGTTCGAAACGATTGCAGGCGGCGGAACAGATGCCGGCTCCATCCACTTGACAGCAAATGGCGTACCGGCCTTGTCGATCGGTGTAGCGACGCGCTATATCCATTCACACGCAGGCATCTTGCACCGCGACGATTACGAAAATGCTGTGAAATTGATCATTGAAGTAATCAAGAAGCTCGACCGCGACACGGTAACAAAAATTACATTCGACTGA
- a CDS encoding helix-turn-helix transcriptional regulator codes for MLKNRVKELRARYGFTQSELGKQVDVTRQTIAFIEKGEFSPSITLALKLAKVLQVEVGDLFWLEEE; via the coding sequence ATGCTGAAAAACCGGGTGAAAGAGCTGCGGGCGCGCTATGGGTTTACGCAAAGCGAGCTGGGCAAGCAAGTGGATGTGACGCGGCAGACGATCGCATTTATTGAGAAAGGCGAATTTTCACCATCGATTACATTGGCCTTGAAGCTCGCTAAGGTCTTGCAAGTGGAAGTAGGCGACTTATTTTGGCTGGAGGAGGAATAA
- a CDS encoding small multi-drug export protein: MIYEYALIFLGAAIPWFEIALVIPLGIVWGLSPVWVMITAFVGNMLTVMLLIIGFDKFRIWYDKRQQAKGKEPSKKNERAVRIWNKYGLPGLSLLGPILIGTHIAAFIGMTLGATKRNTTVWMIISIGVWTLAFGILTALGFDFFTA, encoded by the coding sequence ATGATTTATGAATACGCATTAATATTCCTCGGGGCGGCGATTCCGTGGTTTGAAATCGCACTCGTCATCCCGCTCGGCATCGTCTGGGGCTTGTCGCCGGTATGGGTCATGATCACGGCCTTCGTCGGCAATATGCTGACGGTGATGCTGCTCATTATCGGTTTCGACAAATTCCGCATCTGGTACGACAAGCGCCAGCAAGCGAAAGGCAAGGAGCCGTCGAAGAAAAACGAACGCGCGGTGCGCATCTGGAATAAATACGGGCTGCCGGGGCTGTCGCTTTTAGGGCCAATCCTGATCGGTACGCATATCGCGGCGTTCATTGGCATGACTTTGGGTGCGACGAAGCGCAATACGACCGTATGGATGATTATCAGCATCGGGGTCTGGACGCTCGCGTTTGGGATTTTGACAGCACTTGGCTTTGATTTCTTTACTGCGTAA
- a CDS encoding TrmH family RNA methyltransferase yields the protein MKRIESLQNSLVKHWKKLSTTRKERDKFGEFLIEGFHLTEEALNKKDGIKGLIVREGTDIPDAWDIEGLTLYVVTAQIAKEIAETEHTQGIFAHCAQPEYGDSMQEQWKTLLLIDAVQDPGNVGTMIRTAAAAGIDAVVLGKGSADAYNPKTVRSAQGAHFQVPIVKGDLFDWVERLKSRSIPVYGTALYQSVPMYEAESKESFALIVGNEGSGVEPQLLEQTDQNLMVPLYGPAESLNVAVATGILLYSLVPKTGV from the coding sequence ATGAAACGAATTGAATCATTGCAGAACTCGCTCGTCAAACATTGGAAGAAACTGAGCACGACCCGTAAAGAGCGTGATAAATTCGGGGAATTCCTCATCGAAGGATTTCATTTGACGGAAGAGGCATTGAACAAGAAAGACGGCATCAAAGGTTTGATCGTCCGTGAAGGCACGGATATTCCGGATGCTTGGGACATCGAAGGCCTCACGCTTTATGTGGTAACGGCACAGATTGCGAAAGAGATTGCGGAAACCGAACATACGCAAGGCATTTTCGCACATTGCGCTCAGCCGGAGTATGGCGACTCTATGCAAGAGCAATGGAAGACGCTGCTCTTGATCGACGCCGTGCAAGACCCGGGCAATGTCGGGACGATGATCCGCACCGCCGCAGCGGCCGGGATTGACGCTGTCGTTCTCGGAAAAGGTTCGGCGGATGCGTACAATCCAAAAACGGTCCGTTCGGCGCAAGGCGCTCATTTCCAAGTGCCGATCGTCAAAGGTGATTTGTTCGACTGGGTCGAACGCTTGAAGAGCCGCAGCATTCCGGTTTATGGAACGGCGCTTTACCAATCAGTGCCGATGTACGAGGCTGAGTCGAAAGAAAGTTTTGCGCTCATCGTCGGAAATGAAGGAAGCGGCGTCGAGCCGCAGCTACTCGAGCAAACTGACCAGAATTTGATGGTGCCGCTGTACGGCCCGGCAGAATCATTGAACGTGGCCGTGGCAACTGGAATTCTATTGTATAGCCTCGTTCCGAAAACTGGTGTTTGA
- the pheS gene encoding phenylalanine--tRNA ligase subunit alpha, which yields MEARLQELKNEALEKIQAAQTVKELTDVRVAYLGKKGPITDVLKGMGKLPAEERPKMGALANEVRAEVTESLDARMVLLEEQAINEKLQSETIDISLPGRPAKTGNPHPLTRVVEEIEDLFLSMGYEIAEGPEVEKDYYNFEALNLPKGHPARDMQDSFYITEDILLRTHTSPVQARTMEAKGGEPIKIICPGKVYRRDNDDATHSHQFTQIEGLVVGEDIRMSDLKGTLSVFAKKMFGEDREIRLRPSFFPFTEPSVEMDISCFKCGGSGCNVCKKTGWIEILGAGMVHPNVLEMAGYDSKRLTGFAFGMGPERIAMLKYGIEDIRHFYTNDVRFLTQFQRTEL from the coding sequence ATGGAAGCAAGATTGCAGGAATTGAAAAATGAAGCATTGGAGAAAATCCAAGCGGCGCAAACGGTCAAGGAATTGACGGACGTGCGCGTAGCGTATTTAGGGAAAAAAGGGCCGATCACTGACGTCTTGAAAGGCATGGGCAAATTGCCGGCGGAAGAGCGTCCGAAAATGGGCGCGCTCGCAAACGAAGTGCGTGCAGAAGTGACAGAATCACTCGATGCACGCATGGTCCTATTGGAAGAGCAGGCGATCAACGAAAAGCTGCAAAGCGAAACGATCGATATTTCCTTGCCGGGGCGTCCTGCGAAGACAGGCAATCCGCATCCGTTGACACGGGTCGTCGAGGAAATCGAAGACTTGTTCTTGTCGATGGGCTACGAGATCGCAGAAGGCCCGGAAGTCGAAAAAGATTATTATAATTTCGAAGCGCTCAATTTGCCGAAAGGGCATCCGGCGCGCGATATGCAGGATTCCTTCTATATAACAGAAGATATTTTGCTGCGTACGCATACGTCACCGGTACAGGCGCGCACGATGGAAGCAAAAGGCGGGGAACCGATCAAGATCATTTGCCCGGGCAAAGTCTATCGACGCGACAATGACGACGCAACGCATTCGCATCAGTTCACGCAAATCGAAGGGCTTGTTGTCGGCGAAGATATCCGCATGAGCGATTTAAAAGGGACTTTGTCCGTCTTCGCCAAGAAGATGTTCGGCGAAGACCGCGAAATCCGCCTGCGCCCGAGCTTCTTCCCGTTCACGGAGCCTTCCGTTGAAATGGATATTTCCTGTTTCAAATGCGGCGGGTCTGGCTGCAATGTCTGCAAAAAGACCGGCTGGATCGAAATTTTGGGCGCCGGCATGGTGCATCCGAACGTTCTGGAAATGGCCGGCTATGATTCGAAGCGCCTTACAGGATTTGCATTCGGCATGGGGCCGGAGCGTATTGCGATGCTGAAATATGGCATCGAGGACATCCGCCATTTCTACACGAACGACGTGCGTTTCTTGACGCAATTTCAACGGACGGAACTTTAA
- the pheT gene encoding phenylalanine--tRNA ligase subunit beta — protein MLVSTKWLKEYVNTQDLAPAELGEKITRAGIEVDAVIDRSEGLANLVVGYVTDCVKHPEADKLSICQVDVGGGEIDQIICGAPNIAKGQSVIVARPGAKLPGGMKIKKAKLRGEVSNGMICSLQELGIETKLVPKSYAEGIYVLPEKAEPGTDVLSYLDLDDTVLELGLTPNRADAMSMLGVAYEVGAILEEEVSLPEIEYAEAADSAESMLSLEVDAPEANPLYVAKVVRNVKVKESPLWLQQRLMAAGVRPHNNVVDVTNYILMEYGQPLHAFDYDSLGTGNITVRQAKEGEKITTLDDTERTLSAHQLVITNGTDPVALAGVMGGANSEVSDETTTVVIESAYFASDSIRRTSKDHNLRSDASSRYEKGVDPNRVIPAAERAAQLLAELAEGEVLAGSLIFDQLDKEERIVKVSPDFINSRLGMKIRLEDMLDILSRLKFKTEAVNNQLVIEVPTRRQDIQIEEDVVEEIARLYGYDEIPATLPRTDATPGGLSPYQAKRRIARHFLEGAGLLQATTYSLTSEAAATQFALEPTETTRLLMPMSEERSILRQSLLPHLLESLSYNTARRIDSAALYETGSVFLKGQDELLDEQEHLAIVMTGLWLDHSWQGEKKAVDFFVAKGIVEGLAEKLGLELSFERGEMDGLHPGRTAFILLDGKRIGVIGALHPSEQKKRDLKETIVVELNLATLLTRETEALVYTQVSRYPTISRDVALVLSNIVEAQTIEGVIRKAGGKLLKDVRVFDLYEGDRMDEGKKSLAFSLRYFDPEKTLTDEEVNAAHEKIIKALTESGAELR, from the coding sequence ATGTTAGTATCGACAAAATGGTTGAAAGAATATGTAAATACACAAGATTTGGCCCCAGCGGAACTAGGGGAAAAAATCACGCGCGCAGGAATCGAAGTTGACGCCGTAATTGACCGTTCGGAAGGACTGGCGAATTTAGTCGTCGGTTATGTGACGGATTGCGTGAAGCATCCGGAAGCCGATAAACTGTCAATCTGCCAAGTGGACGTCGGCGGCGGGGAAATCGACCAGATCATCTGCGGCGCACCGAATATCGCTAAAGGGCAGTCGGTCATCGTGGCGCGTCCGGGCGCGAAGCTTCCGGGCGGCATGAAGATCAAAAAAGCGAAGCTGCGCGGAGAAGTATCGAACGGCATGATCTGCTCGCTCCAGGAACTCGGCATTGAAACGAAACTTGTGCCGAAAAGTTATGCAGAAGGCATTTATGTCTTGCCTGAAAAAGCAGAGCCTGGCACAGATGTGCTGTCTTATCTGGACTTGGACGATACGGTCCTTGAACTTGGCCTCACGCCGAACCGTGCGGATGCGATGAGCATGCTCGGTGTCGCTTATGAAGTCGGCGCCATTTTAGAAGAAGAGGTTAGCTTGCCGGAAATCGAATATGCTGAAGCAGCAGACTCTGCGGAAAGCATGCTGTCGCTCGAAGTGGATGCACCAGAAGCGAACCCTCTTTATGTCGCGAAAGTCGTGCGCAACGTCAAAGTGAAAGAATCCCCGCTTTGGCTGCAACAGCGTTTGATGGCAGCCGGCGTGCGCCCGCATAATAATGTCGTCGATGTGACCAACTACATTTTGATGGAATACGGCCAGCCGCTCCATGCGTTTGACTATGATTCCCTTGGGACAGGCAACATAACCGTTCGCCAGGCAAAAGAAGGCGAAAAAATCACAACCCTTGATGACACGGAACGCACCTTATCTGCGCATCAATTGGTCATCACCAACGGCACAGATCCTGTTGCACTTGCCGGCGTCATGGGCGGGGCGAATTCGGAAGTGAGCGACGAGACGACAACGGTCGTCATCGAATCGGCTTATTTTGCTTCAGATTCGATCCGCCGTACGTCGAAAGACCATAACTTGAGAAGCGACGCGAGCTCACGCTATGAAAAAGGCGTCGACCCGAACCGCGTCATCCCGGCTGCAGAACGCGCTGCCCAATTGCTGGCTGAACTTGCAGAAGGGGAAGTGCTTGCCGGATCGCTCATCTTCGACCAGCTCGATAAAGAAGAGCGCATCGTCAAAGTTTCTCCGGACTTCATCAATAGCCGCCTCGGCATGAAGATCCGCCTTGAGGACATGCTCGACATCCTCAGCCGTTTGAAGTTCAAGACAGAAGCGGTGAACAACCAATTGGTCATTGAAGTGCCGACACGCCGACAGGATATCCAGATCGAAGAGGATGTCGTGGAGGAAATCGCACGTCTTTACGGCTACGACGAGATTCCGGCAACGTTGCCGCGTACCGATGCTACACCTGGCGGATTGAGCCCTTACCAGGCGAAACGCCGCATTGCACGCCATTTCCTTGAAGGTGCTGGCTTACTCCAGGCTACGACATATTCCTTGACCTCGGAAGCGGCTGCAACGCAATTTGCGCTGGAGCCTACGGAAACGACCCGTCTCTTGATGCCGATGAGCGAAGAGCGCAGCATTTTGCGCCAAAGCTTATTGCCTCATTTGCTCGAATCGCTTTCGTACAATACGGCTCGCCGCATCGATTCGGCAGCATTGTATGAAACGGGTTCGGTGTTCTTGAAGGGGCAGGATGAACTGCTCGATGAACAAGAACATTTGGCGATCGTCATGACTGGACTGTGGCTCGACCATAGCTGGCAGGGCGAAAAGAAAGCTGTCGACTTTTTCGTGGCAAAAGGCATTGTAGAAGGGCTTGCTGAAAAGCTGGGCCTTGAATTGTCATTCGAACGCGGCGAAATGGACGGTTTGCATCCAGGCAGAACCGCATTCATCCTGCTCGATGGCAAGCGCATCGGTGTCATTGGCGCCTTGCACCCGTCCGAGCAGAAAAAACGCGATTTGAAAGAAACGATCGTGGTGGAATTGAACTTGGCAACTTTGCTGACGCGCGAAACGGAAGCGCTTGTCTATACACAAGTATCCCGCTACCCGACGATTTCACGCGACGTGGCTTTGGTCTTGTCGAATATCGTGGAAGCGCAGACGATTGAAGGGGTCATCCGCAAAGCGGGCGGCAAGCTTTTGAAAGATGTCCGCGTCTTCGACCTATACGAAGGCGACCGCATGGATGAAGGCAAGAAATCCCTGGCGTTCTCGCTAAGATATTTCGACCCGGAGAAAACACTGACCGATGAAGAAGTGAACGCAGCACATGAGAAAATCATCAAAGCGCTCACAGAATCAGGAGCGGAACTCCGTTAA
- the rnhC gene encoding ribonuclease HIII, with translation MTNSVLKLPEEALKRLIAHYQNKEINTKNPHARFAAKLPDAMITVYTSGKVMFQGAGAERETAKWGAADKIKEKTATAKGDQLPPDFANRSVLGSDETGTGDFFGPITVAACFVPAQQVELAKELGVKDSKQLTDDYMRKIAPDLKAAFTYSVLTLDNEKYNQVQAQGWSQGKIKALLHNQALKHVLRKMAPEKPEAILIDQFAERGIYYRHIAQEPDIIRENVLFSTKAENLHVSVACASIIARVAFLDEMDRLSTVAGVALPKGAGAIVDEAAAKILLSRGEAFLKSITKAHFANTKKAQALAAKKKRN, from the coding sequence ATGACCAACAGCGTCTTGAAACTGCCAGAAGAAGCCTTGAAACGGCTGATTGCACATTACCAAAACAAGGAAATAAACACCAAGAATCCCCATGCCCGCTTTGCTGCGAAACTGCCGGATGCGATGATCACCGTCTACACATCCGGCAAAGTGATGTTCCAAGGCGCCGGCGCTGAACGCGAAACAGCAAAATGGGGCGCTGCCGACAAGATCAAAGAGAAAACCGCAACAGCGAAAGGCGATCAATTGCCGCCCGATTTTGCCAACCGCTCTGTGCTCGGCTCAGATGAAACCGGCACAGGCGATTTTTTCGGCCCAATCACCGTCGCCGCCTGCTTTGTGCCCGCACAGCAAGTTGAACTTGCAAAAGAACTCGGCGTCAAGGATTCCAAGCAATTGACGGATGATTATATGCGGAAAATCGCGCCCGACCTGAAAGCGGCGTTCACCTATAGCGTGCTAACCTTGGACAACGAGAAATACAATCAAGTACAGGCACAGGGCTGGTCGCAAGGCAAGATCAAAGCATTGCTCCACAATCAGGCGCTGAAGCATGTATTGCGTAAGATGGCACCAGAAAAACCCGAAGCGATCCTGATCGACCAATTCGCAGAGCGCGGCATCTACTATCGGCACATCGCACAAGAACCCGACATCATCCGCGAGAATGTGCTGTTTTCCACGAAAGCGGAAAATCTCCATGTATCGGTCGCCTGCGCATCGATCATTGCGCGTGTCGCTTTCTTAGATGAAATGGACCGGCTCAGCACAGTTGCCGGTGTGGCCCTGCCAAAAGGCGCCGGGGCGATCGTCGATGAAGCTGCAGCAAAGATCTTGTTGTCGCGCGGCGAAGCCTTCCTGAAAAGTATCACGAAAGCCCATTTTGCCAACACGAAAAAAGCGCAAGCCTTGGCAGCAAAGAAAAAACGCAACTAA
- the zapA gene encoding cell division protein ZapA produces MQEQHKIRTVVDIYGHTYKMLGTETSGHMRLVASMVDSKMREINAANPSLDQAKLAVLTAVNATHEYLKLKEQLEQMEIELNNLKG; encoded by the coding sequence TTGCAAGAGCAGCATAAAATTCGCACTGTCGTTGATATATATGGCCATACATACAAGATGCTCGGTACTGAGACATCCGGCCATATGAGGCTTGTCGCTTCCATGGTCGACAGCAAGATGCGGGAGATCAACGCCGCCAATCCATCGCTTGACCAAGCGAAACTAGCCGTATTGACCGCGGTAAATGCGACACATGAATATCTTAAACTGAAAGAGCAGCTAGAACAAATGGAAATTGAATTGAATAACTTGAAGGGCTGA
- a CDS encoding CvpA family protein, producing MLDLILLVLLLAGILVGFKRGLVLQFLHMVGFVVALIVAYTYYKPLSENFVLWVPYPTVDESSRFAIAVEQLNLDETFYQLLAFALIFFVVKFLLTLIASMFDFIKYIPVLGFLSRIFGAVLGLIEAHILLFIGLYVFALLPIDGIQNQIENSGIARAILEHTPYFSEKVKEWWYIYM from the coding sequence ATGCTTGATTTAATCTTATTGGTATTGCTTCTGGCGGGGATTTTGGTCGGCTTCAAGCGAGGGCTGGTGCTGCAGTTTCTGCACATGGTCGGCTTTGTTGTCGCGCTCATTGTCGCCTATACGTATTATAAACCGCTATCGGAAAACTTTGTATTATGGGTTCCATATCCGACGGTCGACGAAAGCTCGCGCTTTGCGATCGCTGTCGAACAATTGAATTTGGACGAGACATTTTATCAGCTGTTGGCTTTCGCACTCATTTTCTTTGTTGTGAAATTTTTGCTGACGCTGATCGCATCGATGTTCGATTTCATCAAATACATCCCTGTGCTCGGCTTCCTGAGCCGCATTTTCGGTGCGGTCCTCGGGCTCATCGAAGCGCACATCCTGTTGTTCATCGGACTCTACGTATTTGCGTTATTGCCGATCGATGGGATTCAAAACCAGATCGAAAATTCCGGGATCGCCCGCGCCATCCTCGAACATACGCCTTATTTCTCTGAGAAAGTGAAGGAATGGTGGTATATTTATATGTAG
- the polX gene encoding DNA polymerase/3'-5' exonuclease PolX, with amino-acid sequence MNKKIIIRTLENIALYMELKGDNPFKVSAFRKAAQALELDQRSLDEIEDVTKLKGIGKGTGDVITELLTDGKSSVLEELQEEVPKGLVPMLKLQGLGGKKIAKLYKELGVDSMESLKQACIDGRVQALPGFGAKSEEKILLELENFETDPGRHPIWKTEETVAFIENLLTTISDVAEFSVAGSFRRTKETSKDLDFIVATDEPAKVKEQLLAGLPVKETIASGDTKVSVAVEVVEPIDVDFRLVAPEEFATALHHFTGSKDHNVRMRQLAKAKKEKISEYGVEQEDGSVLTFESEEAFFAHFDLPFIPPTVREDGREIDRIAELPSLVSLDDIRGDLHMHTTWSDGAHSIDEMINACQDRGYEYMVITDHSQYLKVANGLTPERLMEQNGKLREANKRHDGIEVVSGTEMDILPDGSLDFDDEVLAQLDFVIASIHSSFQQPQEQIMARILTAMKNPYVHMIAHPTGRIVGKRDGYNPDVEQILDWAKEYGKIVELNASPYRLDLAVEWLVMAQEKGVPVAINTDAHAIEGLEVMATGVRHAQKAWLKKDNVVNTWPLEKLRDFLKR; translated from the coding sequence ATGAATAAAAAAATCATTATCCGCACATTGGAAAATATTGCGTTATATATGGAATTAAAAGGGGACAACCCGTTTAAAGTATCAGCTTTCCGCAAAGCCGCCCAAGCACTTGAACTCGACCAGCGCAGCTTGGATGAGATTGAAGATGTCACGAAGCTAAAAGGCATCGGAAAAGGCACAGGCGATGTCATCACGGAATTGCTTACCGACGGCAAATCTTCTGTTCTCGAAGAACTCCAGGAAGAAGTGCCGAAAGGGCTTGTGCCAATGCTGAAACTGCAAGGGCTTGGCGGCAAGAAAATTGCCAAGCTCTACAAAGAACTTGGCGTGGATTCAATGGAATCCTTAAAGCAGGCGTGCATCGATGGGCGTGTCCAAGCGCTTCCGGGGTTCGGCGCAAAATCCGAAGAGAAAATCTTGCTTGAGCTGGAAAACTTCGAAACCGACCCGGGACGCCACCCGATCTGGAAAACGGAAGAAACCGTGGCATTCATCGAAAACTTGTTGACGACGATTTCCGATGTTGCGGAGTTTTCAGTTGCCGGAAGCTTCCGCCGGACGAAAGAGACGAGCAAAGACCTTGACTTTATCGTAGCGACCGATGAACCGGCAAAAGTGAAAGAACAGCTGCTTGCCGGCTTGCCGGTAAAAGAAACCATCGCATCAGGGGACACGAAAGTCTCTGTAGCAGTAGAAGTGGTCGAGCCGATTGATGTCGATTTCCGCCTCGTTGCACCTGAAGAATTTGCGACGGCGCTGCATCATTTTACCGGATCGAAAGACCATAATGTCCGCATGCGCCAATTGGCCAAAGCGAAAAAAGAGAAAATCAGCGAATACGGCGTGGAACAGGAAGACGGTTCCGTGTTGACATTCGAATCAGAAGAGGCATTTTTCGCCCATTTCGATTTGCCGTTCATCCCGCCGACCGTGCGCGAAGATGGCCGTGAAATCGACCGAATTGCCGAATTGCCGTCGCTTGTCTCACTCGACGATATCCGCGGCGACTTGCATATGCACACAACCTGGTCGGACGGTGCACATTCCATCGATGAAATGATCAATGCTTGCCAAGACCGCGGTTACGAATACATGGTCATCACCGATCATTCACAATACCTGAAAGTCGCGAACGGATTAACGCCTGAGCGCTTGATGGAACAAAACGGGAAATTGCGAGAGGCCAATAAACGCCATGATGGCATCGAAGTGGTGTCCGGAACGGAAATGGACATTTTGCCGGATGGCAGTTTGGATTTTGACGACGAAGTGCTCGCGCAATTGGATTTTGTCATCGCGAGCATCCATTCGAGTTTCCAACAGCCGCAAGAACAGATCATGGCACGCATTTTGACGGCGATGAAAAACCCGTATGTGCATATGATCGCGCATCCGACCGGTCGCATCGTCGGAAAACGCGACGGCTATAATCCGGATGTTGAACAAATTTTGGATTGGGCAAAAGAATACGGCAAAATCGTTGAGTTGAACGCGAGCCCGTATCGCCTCGACCTCGCCGTCGAATGGCTGGTCATGGCACAGGAAAAAGGCGTGCCGGTCGCCATCAATACCGATGCCCATGCAATCGAAGGGCTAGAGGTCATGGCCACAGGCGTGCGCCACGCGCAGAAAGCATGGCTGAAAAAAGACAATGTGGTCAATACATGGCCGCTTGAGAAGTTAAGAGATTTCTTGAAACGATAA